In one window of Ostrinia nubilalis chromosome 19, ilOstNubi1.1, whole genome shotgun sequence DNA:
- the LOC135081355 gene encoding uncharacterized protein LOC135081355, whose product MWDIKGNADLFGEWAEGCGDLLNTALHPVAFAGKVIRDVTDFATLPDKSLGPQKVFTLEEVAALDGQDGRHLCLIICGSVYDVTDFADFHPGGPAPLKRYAGRDATAAFRAAGMPRQVFDVFLKRFLVGTLVGVDFSASGCI is encoded by the exons ATGTGGGATATAAAGG GCAATGCAGACCTGTTCGGCGAATGGGCGGAGGGCTGCGGCGACCTGCTGAACACGGCGCTGCACCCGGTCGCGTTCGCCGGCAAGGTCATCAGGGACGTCACGGACTTTGCCACCCTGCCCGACAAGTCCTTGGGG CCTCAGAAGGTGTTCACGCTGGAAGAGGTGGCCGCTCTGGACGGGCAGGACGGCCGCCATCTTTGCCTCATCATCTGCGGCAGCGTTTATGACGTCACGGACTTCGCCGACTTT CACCCGGGCGGGCCGGCGCCGCTGAAGCGGTACGCGGGGCGGGACGCCACGGCCGCGTTCCGCGCCGCCGGCATGCCGCGCCAGGTCTTCGACGTCTTTCTTAAGAGGTTTCTCGTGGGCACCctt GTGGGCGTCGATTTTTCCGCATCAGGATGTATTTAA
- the LOC135081242 gene encoding cytochrome b5-like has protein sequence MGTPDEVARYSLADVKARTGRNGSAVWIVYRDSVYDLTKYLDEHPAGGDVILEEAGTDATKAFDESAHTPDAKTIMAKYKIGELVEEEKRYDANGKKKKKVVKAEPEENRRSCISIITCGLAG, from the exons ATGGGCACTCCCGACGAGGTGGCGCGTTACTCGCTGGCCGATGTGAAGGCGCGCACGGGCCGCAACGGGAGCGCCGTCTGGATCGTCTACCGGGACTCCGTCTACGACCTCACCAAGTACCTAGATGAG CACCCCGCGGGCGGCGACGTGATCCTGGAGGAGGCAGGCACGGACGCCACCAAGGCCTTCGACGAGTCCGCGCACACGCCCGACGCCAAGACCATCATGGCCAAGTACAAGATCGGGGAGCTCGTGGAG GAAGAGAAAAGGTACGACGCAAACggtaagaagaagaagaaggttgTCAAAGCGGAACCAGAAGAGAACAGAAGAAGTTGCATTAGCATCATCACTTGTGGGCTTGCTGGATAA